One part of the Eptesicus fuscus isolate TK198812 chromosome 20, DD_ASM_mEF_20220401, whole genome shotgun sequence genome encodes these proteins:
- the LOC129147049 gene encoding galectin-9-like isoform X2 — MASSSVQAPFVNPVVPFSGTIQGGLQDGLQITVNGTALHACGTRFAVNFQIGFSDNDIAFHFNPRFEENGYVVCNTKQKGRWEKEERKMHMPFQMGIPFEIRFLVQSSGFQVMVNGNFFTNYTHRVPFHRVDNISVNGAVGLTHISFQPPSYWQATAAPITQTVVHTVQSTPGQMFPNPVMPPTAYPSPSYPIPFFTSIPGGLYPSKGITISGTVLPYAQRFHINLRSGNDIAFHMNPRFDEYAVVRNTQTNNCWGPEERGLTRNMPFVRGQAFLVWIKCEGHCLKVAVDGQHLFDYNHRLTNLPAINNLEVGGDVQLTLVQT; from the exons ATGGCCTCCAGCAGCGTCCAGGCTCCCTTCGTGAACCCA GTCGTCCCCTTCTCTGGGACCATCCAAGGGGGCCTCCAGGACGGACTGCAGATCACTGTCAATGGGACGGCTCTTCACGCCTGTGGAACCAG GTTCGCTGTGAACTTTCAGATCGGCTTCAGTGACAATGACATTGCCTTCCACTTCAACCCTCGGTTTGAAGAGAACGGGTATGTGGTCTGTAACACCAAGCAGAAAGGACgctgggagaaggaggagaggaagatgcATATGCCCTTCCAGATGGGCATTCCCTTTGAGATCCGCTTCCTGGTGCAGAGCTCTGGATTCCAG GTGATGGTGAATGGAAACTTCTTTACCAACTACACACACCGCGTGCCCTTCCACCGCGTGGACAACATCTCTGTCAACGGCGCTGTGGGGCTGACACACATCAGCTTCCAG CCTCCAAGTTATTGGCAAGCCACCGCGGCTCCCATT ACTCAAACTGTGGTCCACACAGTGCAGAGCACCCCTGGACAGATGTTCCCT AATCCCGTAATGCCCCCGACAGCGTACCCCAGCCCCAGCTAC CCAATACCGTTCTTCACCAGCATCCCTGGGGGGCTGTACCCCTCCAAGGGCATCACCATTTCAGGCACCGTCCTGCCCTATGCTCAGAG GTTCCACATCAACCTGCGCTCCGGGAATGACATCGCCTTCCACATGAACCCCCGTTTCGATGAGTACGCCGTGGTCCGCAATACGCAGACAAACAACTGTTGGGGGCCTGAGGAGCGTGGCCTGACCCGGAATATGCCCTTTGTCCGAGGCCAGGCCTTCTTG GTGTGGATCAAGTGTGAAGGTCACTGCCTCAAGGTGGCTGTGGACGGTCAGCACCTATTTGACTACAACCACCGCCTGACGAACCTGCCCGCCATCAACAACCTGGAGGTGGGAGGCGATGTCCAGCTGACCCTGGTGCAGACATAG
- the LOC129147049 gene encoding galectin-9-like isoform X1, which produces MASSSVQAPFVNPVVPFSGTIQGGLQDGLQITVNGTALHACGTRFAVNFQIGFSDNDIAFHFNPRFEENGYVVCNTKQKGRWEKEERKMHMPFQMGIPFEIRFLVQSSGFQVMVNGNFFTNYTHRVPFHRVDNISVNGAVGLTHISFQNTRAVPVQPAFSGMQFSQPARFAPRPKGRKPKPPSYWQATAAPITQTVVHTVQSTPGQMFPNPVMPPTAYPSPSYPIPFFTSIPGGLYPSKGITISGTVLPYAQRFHINLRSGNDIAFHMNPRFDEYAVVRNTQTNNCWGPEERGLTRNMPFVRGQAFLVWIKCEGHCLKVAVDGQHLFDYNHRLTNLPAINNLEVGGDVQLTLVQT; this is translated from the exons ATGGCCTCCAGCAGCGTCCAGGCTCCCTTCGTGAACCCA GTCGTCCCCTTCTCTGGGACCATCCAAGGGGGCCTCCAGGACGGACTGCAGATCACTGTCAATGGGACGGCTCTTCACGCCTGTGGAACCAG GTTCGCTGTGAACTTTCAGATCGGCTTCAGTGACAATGACATTGCCTTCCACTTCAACCCTCGGTTTGAAGAGAACGGGTATGTGGTCTGTAACACCAAGCAGAAAGGACgctgggagaaggaggagaggaagatgcATATGCCCTTCCAGATGGGCATTCCCTTTGAGATCCGCTTCCTGGTGCAGAGCTCTGGATTCCAG GTGATGGTGAATGGAAACTTCTTTACCAACTACACACACCGCGTGCCCTTCCACCGCGTGGACAACATCTCTGTCAACGGCGCTGTGGGGCTGACACACATCAGCTTCCAG AACACCCGTGCAGTCCCTGTCCAGCCTGCTTTCTCCGGGATGCAATTCTCCCAGCCTGCCCGTTtcgcacccagacccaaggggcgcaaACCAAAA CCTCCAAGTTATTGGCAAGCCACCGCGGCTCCCATT ACTCAAACTGTGGTCCACACAGTGCAGAGCACCCCTGGACAGATGTTCCCT AATCCCGTAATGCCCCCGACAGCGTACCCCAGCCCCAGCTAC CCAATACCGTTCTTCACCAGCATCCCTGGGGGGCTGTACCCCTCCAAGGGCATCACCATTTCAGGCACCGTCCTGCCCTATGCTCAGAG GTTCCACATCAACCTGCGCTCCGGGAATGACATCGCCTTCCACATGAACCCCCGTTTCGATGAGTACGCCGTGGTCCGCAATACGCAGACAAACAACTGTTGGGGGCCTGAGGAGCGTGGCCTGACCCGGAATATGCCCTTTGTCCGAGGCCAGGCCTTCTTG GTGTGGATCAAGTGTGAAGGTCACTGCCTCAAGGTGGCTGTGGACGGTCAGCACCTATTTGACTACAACCACCGCCTGACGAACCTGCCCGCCATCAACAACCTGGAGGTGGGAGGCGATGTCCAGCTGACCCTGGTGCAGACATAG
- the LOC129147049 gene encoding galectin-9-like isoform X3 — translation MASSSVQAPFVNPVVPFSGTIQGGLQDGLQITVNGTALHACGTRFAVNFQIGFSDNDIAFHFNPRFEENGYVVCNTKQKGRWEKEERKMHMPFQMGIPFEIRFLVQSSGFQVMVNGNFFTNYTHRVPFHRVDNISVNGAVGLTHISFQPPSYWQATAAPITQTVVHTVQSTPGQMFPNPVMPPTAYPSPSYPIPFFTSIPGGLYPSKGITISGTVLPYAQRCGSSVKVTASRWLWTVSTYLTTTTA, via the exons ATGGCCTCCAGCAGCGTCCAGGCTCCCTTCGTGAACCCA GTCGTCCCCTTCTCTGGGACCATCCAAGGGGGCCTCCAGGACGGACTGCAGATCACTGTCAATGGGACGGCTCTTCACGCCTGTGGAACCAG GTTCGCTGTGAACTTTCAGATCGGCTTCAGTGACAATGACATTGCCTTCCACTTCAACCCTCGGTTTGAAGAGAACGGGTATGTGGTCTGTAACACCAAGCAGAAAGGACgctgggagaaggaggagaggaagatgcATATGCCCTTCCAGATGGGCATTCCCTTTGAGATCCGCTTCCTGGTGCAGAGCTCTGGATTCCAG GTGATGGTGAATGGAAACTTCTTTACCAACTACACACACCGCGTGCCCTTCCACCGCGTGGACAACATCTCTGTCAACGGCGCTGTGGGGCTGACACACATCAGCTTCCAG CCTCCAAGTTATTGGCAAGCCACCGCGGCTCCCATT ACTCAAACTGTGGTCCACACAGTGCAGAGCACCCCTGGACAGATGTTCCCT AATCCCGTAATGCCCCCGACAGCGTACCCCAGCCCCAGCTAC CCAATACCGTTCTTCACCAGCATCCCTGGGGGGCTGTACCCCTCCAAGGGCATCACCATTTCAGGCACCGTCCTGCCCTATGCTCAGAG GTGTGGATCAAGTGTGAAGGTCACTGCCTCAAGGTGGCTGTGGACGGTCAGCACCTATTTGACTACAACCACCGCCTGA